Below is a window of Streptomyces sp. NBC_01429 DNA.
CGCGCAGGGCGCGGTCGGGGGACAGGGTGCGCATGCGGCGGTGGCCCTCGACGCTGATCACCTCCGCGTGGTCCTCCCGCCCGAGACCCGTGTGCGCATCGAGCAGCTGATCAAGGAGCTACCGAAGCGAAAGACCTGCCCGATCGACGGCAGCACCGAGGACGAGGTGACCAGATTGCTCGGCCTCGGCGCCACCAAGACGGATGCGGGGCAGGGCGCAGACCGAAACTGGGTGGTCATGGCAGACCCCGAGGGCAACGAGTTCTGCGTCCTGCGCACTCTGGCACCGTAGAACTACTGTCGCGAGCGGGTACCCGCACTCCGTCACGCACCGCAACTATCCCGTTGTCGACTGCCGGGCGCAGTCGCGCCCGAGGGCACGGGTAGGGATGGCCCTTCTCTGTCACCACCGCGGATGACGACAGCCTTCCGGCGCGGGTCCGACGTGGGTCAGGCGCGGGAGTTCGGTGCGCCGTCAGGACGTCGCCACCTCGATCACCTGCTTGCCCACGACGCCGCCGCGCTCGAACGCCCGGTGCGCCGCCGCGATGTCCGCGAGCGGGTGGACGCTGTCGACCACCGGGCGCAGCGCGCCCGAGGTGACGTGGGCGGCCAGGTCGCGCAGTACGGCGGTGTCGGGGTTCGCGCTGAAGGTGCGGATGCGGCGCGGGCCGTGCACGGTCGATGCCGCGATCGCGGCCAGGGCGGGGGCGGAGAGGCCGACGGTGACCATCCGGCCGCCCTTGGCCAGCCGGCTCCGGTAGCAGTGCAGTTCCGTGCCGACCATGTCGACGATGACGTCGAACGGACCGATCCGGTCCGAGGTGGTGGAGCCGTAGTCGAGGACCTGGTCGGCGCCGAGGGCGGTGAGCGTTTCGGCGTGGCGGTCGCGGGCCAGCGCGGTGACGTGGCAGCCCTGCGCGTGCGCCAGCTGTACGGCGGCCGTGCCGACTCCGCCCGCCGCGCCCCGGATCAGGACGCGTTCCCCGCTCGCGAGGTGCACGGTGTCCCGCAGCGCGATCAGCGCCGTCGTGCCCGCGACGACCAGGGAGGCCGCGTCGGTCGGGGAGATGCCCGCCGGGGCGGTCGCGAGGCGGTCCGCGGAGACCACGACGTACTCGGCCGCCCCACCGGTGGTGTGCCGCCGGCGGGGATGCACCGTGCCCCACACCCGGTCGCCGGCCCGGTGGCCCTCGACGTCGGCGCCGGTCTCGACGACGACGCCCGCGAAGTCCAGACCGGCACCGAGGGGGAAACGGCGTCCCGACACGATGCGGAGTTCCCCCGAGCGGATGATCACGTCGTGTCCGTTCACGCTGGACGCCTCGACCGACACCAGGACCTCGCCCGCGGCGGGGGCGGGGCGGTCGACGTCGTTGACCCGCAGGACGTCGGACGCCCCGTAACCGGTGATCTGGGCGGCCTTCATGTGAGGGGTCCTTCCGTGGTGGGCTGTGGTGTTTCCGATACTGGACCCCGCACGCCACATCACGGTCGTTCGCCTTTTCCTGGGACCGGCAGACCCACCCTCGGCGGCCGCGCCCGCGCCATACTGGCGTCGTGACCGAGACCCCCCTCCCCGTGACCGACGATCCCCGACGCGAACTGGCCGACTTCCTGCGGGCTCGCAGGACCCGGCTCCGGCCGCAGGACGTCGGCCTGGAACCCGGTCCGAGGCGCCGCGTCGCCGGGCTGCGGCGGGAGGAACTGGCCCTGCTGGCAGGGGTGAGCGCGGACTACTACCAGCGCATGGAGCAGGGACGCGACGTGCGGCCCTCCGAGCAGGTCCTGGACGCCCTCGCGCGCGCCCTCAACTTCACCACCGAGGAGTCGCGGTACCTGCACAGCCTCGCCGCCGCCGCGCGCACCCCCGCCCGCGGCCCGCGACGGCACGAGCCCGAGGTGGTGCCGCCCACGACGCTGCGGCTGCTGCGGACCCTGTCCTCGCCCGCCGTGGTCGTCGGCCGCTTCCTGGACGTACTGACGTGGAACCCGCTCGCCGGCGCCCTGCTCGGCGAGTTCACCCAGCGGCCGCGGGCGGAGCGGAACCTGCTGTCGCTGCTGCTGCACCCGGAGGCGGACCAGGCATGCCCGGAACGGGCGGCCACCGTCGCCGAGCTGACCGCGATGCTGCGGGCACAGGTCGCCGCCGAGCCGGGGCACCCGCGCGCCGTGGAGCTGGTCGGCGAACTCGCGGTGCGCAGTGACGAGTTCGCCGCGATATGGGCCCGTCACGACGTGGCGGAGACGACCCGTGGCCGGATGCGCGTCAACCATCCGCTGGTCGGGGAGGTGAACCTGGACTGGGACGCCTACCCGATGCCGGGCGCCCCCGGCCCGGTGCTCATCGTGTACACGGCGGAGGAGGGCGGGCCCGACGCCGAGCGGCTCACCCTGCTCGCCGGGCTGCTGGCCGCCCCCGGCCGGGCTGCGGACTCGGCACCGCGCCCCTGACACGGGCGGGACGTCACGCCCTCAGCAGCGCGTGCCGCAGGCCCCCGTCCCCGTACGGCACGTACAGGCCGATGCCCGTGGCCGTCAGCGCGCACGCGGTGGTCAGGGCGGCCGGGTCGCCCGGCGGGGCGGTCAGCCAGGACCAGAGGGGGGCCGCCGTGCCCGTGCGGCCGAGGAAGAGCGCGGCGCCCAGGAGGAGGACCGCCGGGGGCCAGGAGAGTTCCGCGCCGAGGACGGTCGCGCAGGCGAGGGCGAGGCCGGTCAGGGCGGCCAGGTTGCGTACCGCCACCTCCGGGCCCTGGGCCAGGACGTCCGGGGCCCCGTTGGCGGCCGGGGTCATCAGCCACGTACCGGCGCCTGCCACCAGCAGGGTCAGTACGCCGTACCGCGCGCGCATGCGGACCACTCGGCCGTTCGACAGGCGGTCCAGGTGGGGCATGGCCTCGTGCGTTCCCGCGCCGATCACCGTCGCGAGCGCGGCGGGCACCAGCACGGCCAGCGGGAGTGTGATCGGGGTGTCGATCCCCGTGCGTACGGTGCGGTCGCCGGCGAGCGCCGGAGCGATGAGGAGCAGTCCCGCCGCGGCTGCTGTCCGGCCGAGGTTGCGGGCGCGGGCGAAGAGGGGGAGGAAGCGCCATTCGGCGACGTGTTTCATCGGGGGAGATCGCTCTTCCGCAGTGCGCAGGTGGTGAATGCCTCGAAGCGGTCCGCCGCCCAGCGCGGCGGCAGCGCTTCGGGGGTCCGTTCGAGCAGTGCCGCCGCCTCGTCCGTACGCGCCACCGCTTCCGGGTCCGCCGCCGCGCAGCGGTCGACGTCGAGGAGTTCCTCGAAGAACTCCTGCCGGGTGGCGGCCATCCGGCCCGGGGCGAGATCGTCCATGCGGATCGCGCGGGAGCCGGGGGACGGTGCGCCGCCGACGCCTCTGGGTCGCTGTTCCAGACGGTCGAAGGAGGCCGGCGTACCGGCCAGCTGGCGGGCCACCGGAGTGAAGGTACGGGTGAGGCCGGGCAGCGCCCCGGCGAAGGCCGGGTGGACGCAGACGGTGATGGACCGGGTCTCGCAGGAGTACGTGAAGGCCGGGGTGGAGCGGGCGAAGTACCGGCCCTCCAGGGCCGTGGTCGCCACCGCTCCGGTGACCGTGACCGCCAGTGCCGCCGCGCCCGCGACGTACAGCGTCCGGGTCGGGCCGGCCAGGGCGAGGGAGGCGAGGGCGATCAGCGTGGCCGCGCCGAGCAGCCAGAGCGACTGGCGCTCGTACAGGCCCGGTTGCCAGGCATCGAAGACGCCGGGTTCGTCGATGAGGACGGGGAAGAGCAGGTAGTCCTGCTTGCCGTAGCGGCCCGACCCCAGCAAGTTGATCGTGTACAGCGCGATCGCCACCAGCGGGGGCAGCAGCCGGTACGGCAGCAGACGACCCGCGAGATGGCCGAGGGCCACGTTGCACAGCAGGCCCGCCGCTCCCGCCGTGACGACCAGGAGGCTGAACTCGCCGGTGGGGGAGGACAGGGCCGTGCGGATCACCACGGTCAGGACCACCCCAGCCTGCGCCACGAGGCTCCACACGGCCAGCGCGCCCAGTTCGGCGGCGCCGAACAGCCAGCCGCCACGGATCGAGAGCCGCCGCGCCGGGCCCAGGCCGAGGCGGTGTTCGCGCGATCCGGTGAAGGCGGCGAAGGCGCCGAGCACCGGGCCGGTCAGCGCGACGGACGCGTTCGCCGCGGCGAGGGTGCTCGGCCAGTACGCGATGCCCCGCGGCAGCGCGTGCCAGGTGACGCCGATGCCGACGCCCAGCAGGACCGGCACCAGCCATACGACGGGGGAGCGGAGCAGCTCGATGCGCAGGGCGACGGTCCAGAAGCCCCGGGTGCCCACGGCCGGGGGGTGTGCGGCGTCCGGGGGAGCGGGGCGCGGGCTCCTCGTCGGCGGTCGCTCGTTGGCCGACTCAATCACGCGGGCCCACCACCGTGTTGTATCCGCGTTCCAGCTCGGGGGCCGTCCCCGGGCCGATGACCCGCTCGCCCGTGAGCCGTGCCAGCGAGGCCGTGGTGCCCTCGTGGGCGATCCGGCCCTCGTCCAGCACGATGACGCGGTCGCACACGGCCGCGATGTCCTCGGTCAGGTGGGTGCTCAGTACCACCGCACAGGACTCGCCCACCGTACGCAGCAGTTCACGGAAGCCGGTGCGCTGGCCCGGGTCGAGGCCCACGGTCGGTTCGTCCAGGATCAGCAGCCGGGGCCGGTGCACGAGGGACGCGGCGATGCCGGCGCGTCTGAGCATTCCGCCGGAGAGCGCCTTGAGCGGTCGGCCGGTCTCCTTCTCCAGGCCGACCGAGGCGATGGCCGCGCGGGCCGCCTCGCGGACTTCCCGCGCGCCGAGTCCTTTGCTCCATGCCGCGTATTCGACATGGTCGCGGACGCTGAATGACGGCTGATAGCCGAAGTTCTGCGGCAGGAATCCAATGGAGGCCCGCAGTTGGGCCCGGTCGTACCGCCGGGCCGCCGACAGTCCGAGGACCGTCAGCGACCCGGCGGTCGGCCGGAGCAGTGTGCAGAGCGTTTCCAGCAGGGTGGTCTTGCCCGCGCCATTGGGTCCCAACAACCCTGTCGTTCCCTCTCCGATACCGAAGGAGAGGCCGTGCAGGATCTTCCGCTTTCCACGGCGCTGTTCCAGTGCGTGGGCCTCGACCACCCGCACGGTCATTCCCTTGCTCTCGTCCCCTGCCGTCCGGTCGTGTGTGTCAGCCACAGGAACGGATGTCGCGCGGTGAGGTGTCGTGGTGGTTGTCGTCGCGGGTGAAGTACGCCCGGGCGTAGTAGCCCCGCTTCGCCCCGCCGTCACATGTGCTGACCTGGGCGTCGTACTTCTTCTTCGTCCCGGAGTCGGCGCTCTTGGCCGTCAGCGGGTCGGGGAAGTAGGACTTGTTCCACTTGATCTCGATGTGCAGGGTGCGGGTCAGGGCCGCGTCGCAGGTCGACGTCCCCCGCCCTTTCAGCAGTCCGTTCTTCTCGGACAGGGTCGGTTTCGGGGCGGAACACCCCGCCGGTCTGGCCACCGCCGCGGAGGCCGACGCCGCGGTGCTCACCGTCACCGCCGTCCCGCCGGCCAGCAGGGTCGTCAGGGTCCAGGCGGCAATCTTGATGCCCCTCATCTCACTCCCGGGATATTGGAGTTCGGGGGAATTCGATTATCGAACTCGTGAGCATTCGAACGCGATTTCCGAACAGGATCTCGATGTTCTTTTCCCCTTGCCGGCCATTGTCCCCTGCCCGTATTGCGGCGACGCGCATATCGCCTGATGTGCCGACTGATTGGCCGAAATTACGGTGTTGGTGTCGATGTCGGCGAGGTGCTCGCGGCCGTCGCCAGGACGGGGCCCAGGTTCTCGTTGCGGATGCGCTGGTCCACGTAGAGCAGGTTCAGGACGAGTTGGGGGAACGTCGCCGTGATGGCCTGGCTGATCACGCCGACGACGAGGGTGACGATCAGGTATCCGCCCAGGAAAGCGAGGAGTCGGGCGGGCGACACGCCGGACTCGTCGGTGGTGAAGCTCAGTTGGCCGGTGAGCATGCCCAGCACGTTGACGACCTGCTGGACGAGTGCTCCGGCCATGCCGGCCAGGAGGGCGCCGAGGAGCGAGACGCCGAAGATCCGCCACCACGCGCCGCGCACCAGTTCCGCCGAGCGGCGCAGGGCCGTGACCGGGCCGCTGGACTCGATCACGGCCACCGAGGGGGCGAGGCAGAAGCGGGTCCAGAGCCAGACGGCGAGCGGCATCAGGGCGAAGGCGCCGAGGAATCCGACCGGCAGGAGCCACTTCGGTCCCTCGAAGGGCCAGTCTTCGGCGCCGGACGGGACGAACAGCAGGCCGACGCAGCCGAGCAGGAACAGGGCGGCCGGCGGCAGGGCGGTCAGGAAGGTCAGGAGGACGGCGCCCAGGACCGAGGGGAGTCGTGCCCCCGTTCTGCGGGCGACCTCGCCGATCGTGACCGGGCGCCCCAGGACCGCCTGCTGGACGATGACCGGGCAGGCCGTCTGGATCGCGGCGTTGGTGGCGGTCGCCAGCAGCACCCCGAAGAGCCAGAAGCAGGCGAAGGCGATCACCACGGGGCGGATCTCCGCCCACGGCGGCTCGGTGTCGCCCCGGTCGCCGAAGATCGTGCGCAGATGGTCGCCGACGGCCAAGTACGCGACCAGCGCGGCGCCCGCCATGGCCAGCGCGGCCGTCCCGTACACCGCCAGGGCCGTGCCGAGCAGCTGCTTCCAGTAGCGGCTGATGGTGGCGAAGGCGCCGCTGAGTATGTCGCTCGTGCGGAGCGGGCCGAGCGGTATCACGCCGGGCTTGGGAGGCGACGGCGGCGTCCAGCCGCCCCAGCCACCGTGACCGCCCCAGCCGTGCGGCCCGTTGCCGTACGGGCCGTTCCCGTGCGGCCCGTTGGCGTACGGTCCGCCTCCGCCTCCGCCCTGCCCCATACCGCCCTGCCCCATACCGTCTTGACCTGTGCCGCCCTGCGTCATCGCTCTGCCCCCGAGGTATCTCTTTATCTGAACAACACACCGTATACGGCACCCGTTCGACCGTTTGTGTACGGTCGTACGTATCGATGCGTACACTCGTACACATGGGATATGGACTGCTGGCCGCGGCGATCGCGGCGGAGGTGGCCGGCACGACGGCCATGAAGTACAGCGAGGGCTTCACCCGGCTGTGGCCCTCACTGCTGACAGTGGCGGGCTATCTGCTGGCGTTCGGCCTGCTCGCGCAGACGCTGAAGACGCTCTCCGTGGGCACCGCGTACGCGATCTGGGCCGGTTCAGGTACGGCGCTCATCGCCGTCATCGGCATGCTCTTCATGAACGAGCCGGCGGACGCGGTCAAACTGGCGGGCATCGCCCTGGTGATCGCGGGCGTCGTCGTCCTCAACCTCGGAGGAGCCCACTGATGACCCGTCGTTACGATCCCGAACGGCGCCAGCGCATCATCGACGCGGCGATCCGGGTGGTCGGGCGCGGAGGTATCGCCGGGCTGAGCCATCGCACCGTCGCCACCGAGGCGGATGTGCCGCTCGGCTCGACCACCTACCACTTCGCCTCCCTCGACGAGCTGCTGATCGCCGCCCTGCGGCAGGCCAACGAGGGCTTCGCGGCGGCCGTACGGGAGAGCGGCGCCTTCGCGGCCCCGGGGTGCGACGTCGCGGGCGAGCTGGCGCGGCTCACGGGGGAGTGGCTGGCCGGTGACCGTACCGGTGTGGAGCTGGAGTACGAGCTGTACCTCGCGGCCCTGCGCAGGCCCGCGCTGCGCCCGGTGGCGGCCGAGTGGTGTTCCGGGGTCACCGAGGCGCTCGCCCCCCGCACCGATCCGGTCACCGCGCGGGCGCTGGTCGCGCTGCTGGACGGGATCTGTCTCCAGGTGCTGCTGACGGGCTCGGTGTACGACGAGGCGTACGCGCGCGAGATGCTGGCGCGGGTGATGGCGGGTGCGGACGCGGGGGCGGGTGCGCAAGCGCGTGCGGATGCCGGACCAGGGGCGCGTGCGGGTGCCGGTCCGGCTTCCGGCGGTAGGTTGGCGGGATGAGCGTCCCGCCCTCCCCGTCCGTCCCGCCGACCGGGCCCGTACCGCCTCCCGGGCCCGAGATCACGTACGGCGAGTGCAGACAGTGCGGCACGCTGATCGCCGGTCTCGACGGGCGCTACAGCTGCGGGGTCTGCGGCTGGGTGAACCACCATTCGGAGGGGCACGGTCCGCTGCCGCGCGCGGAGGACGACGTCGATCATGTGGCCGGCGGCTCCGAGGGCAACCGGCTGAGCTGACCGCGGGCCGCCCGTGCGGCCCGCGCGCCGCGCGCCCGGCACCTGAGACCGGTTGGCCCGCGCGGCGCCCGGAACGTTAGGTTCTGAGCATGACCGAGAAGACTTCTCCCCGCACCACCGGCGCCGTCGCCGCCGGCCTCGCCACCCTGACCGAGGACGGCACCGTCCTCGACACCTGGTACCCGTCGCCCGCGCTCTCCGAGGAGCCCGGTCCGGCCGGCACCGAGCGGCTGACCGCCGAGCGTGCCGCGGAGCTGCTGGGCGAGGGGGCGGCCAAAGCCGTCGGCGCCGACGCGCGACGCGGGGTCGAGGTCGTCGCCGTCCGTACGGTCATCGCCTCCCTCGACGACAAGCCGCTGGACGCGCACGACGCGTACCTGCGCCTCCACCTGCTCAGCCACCGCCTGGTCGAGCCGCACGGCCAGAACCTGGACGGCCTCTTCGGCGTGCTCGCCAACGTCGCCTGGACCTCGCTCGGGCCGGTCCCCGTGGACGCGCTGGAGACCGTACGGCTCAACGCGCGCGCCGAGGGCCTGCACCTTCAGGTGACGTCGGTCGACAAGTTCCCCCGGATGACGGACTACGTGGCGCCCAAGGGCGTCCGTATCGCGGACGCCGACCGGGTGCGGCTCGGCGCGCACCTCGCCGAGGGCACGACGGTGATGCACGAGGGCTTCGTCAACTTCAACGCGGGCACGCTCGGCACGTCGATGGTCGAGGGCCGCATCTCCGCCGGTGTGGTCATCGGCGACGGCTCCGACATCGGCGGCGGCGCCTCCACCATGGGCACCCTCTCCGGCGGCGGCACGCAGCGCATCGTCATCGGCGAGCGCTGCCTGGTCGGCGCCGAGGCCGGAGTGGGGATCGCGCTGGGCGACGAGTGCGTGGTCGAGGCGGGGCTGTACGTCACGGCGGGGACGCGGGTCACGCTGCCGGACGGCCAGATCGTCAAGGCGCGCGAGCTGTCCGGCGCGAGCAACATCCTCTTCCGTCGCAACTCGGTCACCGGCGCCGTCGAGGCCCGGCCGAACAACGCGGTCTGGGGCGGCCTCAACGACATGCTCCACAGCCACAACTGATCACGCGCGGACGGGCGGTGGCCTGGCCCGCGTACGGCGGCTACACCGCCCGCGCCGCCGCCGTGAGTTCCGCGTACGCCCTCAGCAGCCCGTCGGCCGTCTCCCGGCCGGCGGGCCGCAGTGGTTCACGGACCGGTCCGGCCGGCCGCCCGAGCGCCCCGAGCAGCGCCTTGGCCGTGACCGTGCCCGGCAGCCCCGCGCCCATCATCGACTCCACCAGCGGCAGCGCCGCCTGATGCAGCCGCAGGGACTCGGCGCGAGCGCCCGTGTCGTACGCGTCGAGCACGGCCCGCAGCGGCCGGAGCGCGGCGTTGGCCACGGTGCTGACGAATCCGGCGCCGCCGACCGCGTAGAGGGGGAGGTTCAGCTCCTCGCAGCCGGAGTAGTACGCGAGCGAGGTGCGGGCGATCACCTTGGAGCTGCTGAACAGGTCGTACGCGCAGTCCTTCACGGCGACGACCCGGGGGTGCGCGGCGAGCCGCAGCAGCGTCCCGGGCTCGATACGGGTGCCGGTGCGGGCCGGGATGTCGTACAGCATCAGCGGGACGCCCGACGCGTCCGCGATCCGCAGGAAGTGCGCCTCGACGTCCCGCTGCGGCGGGCGGCTGTAGTACGGCGCGACCACCAGCAGGCCGTGCGCGCCCGCGCGTTCGGCTTCGCGCGCCAGGGCGAGGGTGTGCCGGGTGTCCGCGCTGCCGACGCCGGCGAGGACGGCGGCCCGGTCGCCGACCTCCGCGCACACGGCCCTGACGAGCGCGGTCTTCTCGGCGTCCGTGGTGGTGGCCGACTCGCCGGTGGTGCCGCTGAGCACCAGTCCGTCGCAGCCTTCGGCGACCAGCAGGGCGGCGAGCGCGCGGGCGCCGGCCAGGTCCAGCTCCCCGGCGGCGGTGAAGGGGGTGACCATGGCGCAGAGGGCACGGCCGAAGGGGCGCGGGACGGTGGTGGCTTCGGCACCCGGGACGGCGGGGTGCGGGGCGGT
It encodes the following:
- the dapD gene encoding 2,3,4,5-tetrahydropyridine-2,6-dicarboxylate N-succinyltransferase, with protein sequence MTEKTSPRTTGAVAAGLATLTEDGTVLDTWYPSPALSEEPGPAGTERLTAERAAELLGEGAAKAVGADARRGVEVVAVRTVIASLDDKPLDAHDAYLRLHLLSHRLVEPHGQNLDGLFGVLANVAWTSLGPVPVDALETVRLNARAEGLHLQVTSVDKFPRMTDYVAPKGVRIADADRVRLGAHLAEGTTVMHEGFVNFNAGTLGTSMVEGRISAGVVIGDGSDIGGGASTMGTLSGGGTQRIVIGERCLVGAEAGVGIALGDECVVEAGLYVTAGTRVTLPDGQIVKARELSGASNILFRRNSVTGAVEARPNNAVWGGLNDMLHSHN
- the dapA gene encoding 4-hydroxy-tetrahydrodipicolinate synthase; amino-acid sequence: MTPDPPHSDAPHSTAPHPAVPGAEATTVPRPFGRALCAMVTPFTAAGELDLAGARALAALLVAEGCDGLVLSGTTGESATTTDAEKTALVRAVCAEVGDRAAVLAGVGSADTRHTLALAREAERAGAHGLLVVAPYYSRPPQRDVEAHFLRIADASGVPLMLYDIPARTGTRIEPGTLLRLAAHPRVVAVKDCAYDLFSSSKVIARTSLAYYSGCEELNLPLYAVGGAGFVSTVANAALRPLRAVLDAYDTGARAESLRLHQAALPLVESMMGAGLPGTVTAKALLGALGRPAGPVREPLRPAGRETADGLLRAYAELTAAARAV
- a CDS encoding ATP-binding cassette domain-containing protein, with the translated sequence MADTHDRTAGDESKGMTVRVVEAHALEQRRGKRKILHGLSFGIGEGTTGLLGPNGAGKTTLLETLCTLLRPTAGSLTVLGLSAARRYDRAQLRASIGFLPQNFGYQPSFSVRDHVEYAAWSKGLGAREVREAARAAIASVGLEKETGRPLKALSGGMLRRAGIAASLVHRPRLLILDEPTVGLDPGQRTGFRELLRTVGESCAVVLSTHLTEDIAAVCDRVIVLDEGRIAHEGTTASLARLTGERVIGPGTAPELERGYNTVVGPRD
- a CDS encoding TetR/AcrR family transcriptional regulator translates to MTRRYDPERRQRIIDAAIRVVGRGGIAGLSHRTVATEADVPLGSTTYHFASLDELLIAALRQANEGFAAAVRESGAFAAPGCDVAGELARLTGEWLAGDRTGVELEYELYLAALRRPALRPVAAEWCSGVTEALAPRTDPVTARALVALLDGICLQVLLTGSVYDEAYAREMLARVMAGADAGAGAQARADAGPGARAGAGPASGGRLAG
- a CDS encoding helix-turn-helix domain-containing protein; its protein translation is MTETPLPVTDDPRRELADFLRARRTRLRPQDVGLEPGPRRRVAGLRREELALLAGVSADYYQRMEQGRDVRPSEQVLDALARALNFTTEESRYLHSLAAAARTPARGPRRHEPEVVPPTTLRLLRTLSSPAVVVGRFLDVLTWNPLAGALLGEFTQRPRAERNLLSLLLHPEADQACPERAATVAELTAMLRAQVAAEPGHPRAVELVGELAVRSDEFAAIWARHDVAETTRGRMRVNHPLVGEVNLDWDAYPMPGAPGPVLIVYTAEEGGPDAERLTLLAGLLAAPGRAADSAPRP
- a CDS encoding VOC family protein, whose amino-acid sequence is MIKELPKRKTCPIDGSTEDEVTRLLGLGATKTDAGQGADRNWVVMADPEGNEFCVLRTLAP
- a CDS encoding NAD(P)-dependent alcohol dehydrogenase, giving the protein MKAAQITGYGASDVLRVNDVDRPAPAAGEVLVSVEASSVNGHDVIIRSGELRIVSGRRFPLGAGLDFAGVVVETGADVEGHRAGDRVWGTVHPRRRHTTGGAAEYVVVSADRLATAPAGISPTDAASLVVAGTTALIALRDTVHLASGERVLIRGAAGGVGTAAVQLAHAQGCHVTALARDRHAETLTALGADQVLDYGSTTSDRIGPFDVIVDMVGTELHCYRSRLAKGGRMVTVGLSAPALAAIAASTVHGPRRIRTFSANPDTAVLRDLAAHVTSGALRPVVDSVHPLADIAAAHRAFERGGVVGKQVIEVATS
- a CDS encoding DMT family transporter, with amino-acid sequence MGYGLLAAAIAAEVAGTTAMKYSEGFTRLWPSLLTVAGYLLAFGLLAQTLKTLSVGTAYAIWAGSGTALIAVIGMLFMNEPADAVKLAGIALVIAGVVVLNLGGAH